A region of the Brachybacterium sacelli genome:
TGATTCCGTCGAGCTCACCTGACACCGTTTGTCGGTCTCGTTCGACACCATGCCTGGCGGCGACAAGATAGATGTCGATGAGCGGTGACACCACTGGTGGCTGGGGGTCGACCAGGAAGTCCAACGGGCGCAGCTCGGGCTTGACGCGTAGGATTTCTCCTACGTAAAGTGTGGGCATGGCTATCAACACCGTGAAGACCGTGACCGTGTTCGTCTCCGACCAGGACCGCGCCCGCGACTTCTACGTCGACGCGCTCGGGCTGGAGGTGACGGCCGACCAGACCTTCGGCGAGAACCGTTGGCTTGAGGTCGGTGCCCAGAGCGGCACCACCCTGGTGCTGCACAAGCCGTTCCCCGGGATGAGCGCTGGCGGCGGGCAGGGCATTCTGTTCGCCAGCTCAGACCTGGACGCCGATGTCGAACGGTTGCAGGAAGCTGGTGTGGTCGTCGACGGTCCGAACGAGATGCCGTGGGGTCGGCAGGCCACCTTCTCGGACCCTGACGGCAACGGCTACATCCTGCAGGGCTGAGGTCGTCCAGTTTGCCTCGACGTCTCAAGAACGGCCCGCTGGACGAGGTGTTCGGCGCGCTCGCCAACCCCACTCGTCGGGACATCCTCGACGCGCTCCTCGGCGGTGACCACACCGCCGGGGAACTCGCCGGGAAGTTCGACATGTCTCGTCCGAGCGTCTCCGAACATCTCCGTGCATTGCGCGAGTCCGGACTCGTGGAGGAGCGCCAGGAGGGTCGTCACCGCTACTACCGCGTCACGGGCGAGCCGATGGTCGAGCTGATCGACTGGCTCACTCCCTACG
Encoded here:
- a CDS encoding VOC family protein, encoding MAINTVKTVTVFVSDQDRARDFYVDALGLEVTADQTFGENRWLEVGAQSGTTLVLHKPFPGMSAGGGQGILFASSDLDADVERLQEAGVVVDGPNEMPWGRQATFSDPDGNGYILQG
- a CDS encoding ArsR/SmtB family transcription factor: MPRRLKNGPLDEVFGALANPTRRDILDALLGGDHTAGELAGKFDMSRPSVSEHLRALRESGLVEERQEGRHRYYRVTGEPMVELIDWLTPYERFWRNRMTALGGVLDEMDDDDHA